The genomic interval taaattttgttgtcgtttccaccgaattcatggtaaaattaaacaattttcaaccgaatgcaaaattctgttaattgtactgaaacattgtcaatattaccatgcgtgaagtaccattgactaaaaacattcttgatgttactattttgacattgtatttttgaccatgtttatctaaaacgcgcaacattcaagtctacatggtcgaaattacaatgcccaaatagtagaaccaagaatgtttttagtcaacagtaatacacgcatggtaatattgacaatgtttcagtacaattaacagaattttgcattcggttgaaaattgttggtacagttcttaattctaccatggattcggtggaaacgacaacaaaatttatttattaCCCGGAAttccatttaccggaaaaccatttaccagaaagaccatttaccggaatgaaccatttactGGAAAACCATTTATCGGAAAATATTTTTTCCCTAAATTTGTTTCCAGATTGCAAAGCGATATCCAGACATTTGATCCCAtgcacgtatatgacatccctattcccacccaataggattgctggcagccaacatcaattgacaatgcatttgggttccctaaacattagtacaagatgcgggaatcgaaaacgtgacccTGGTGATCCCATGACTTTTGCACAGGTTATCTTTTGATCCAAACCATGATCCGGTAATTTGGCTGAACACTATTTCGCCATATTATGATTAGCAGTAAATTGATTAACCGACGGAGTTATCATGTAGTGTACATATGTACATGTGAATCATCAACGAGTTTATAAACAATGTGCTGAATGTGATTGCTAATATTTCCAGCAGATATTTGCCCTTCTTTTAACATGTGCTATTCTTTCTAGGTTTACTGTTATGGTCGTACAGTTCAAACTTTTTCCCAGAAatacattttccggaataatgtATTTCTCAGAAAATCATTTTCCGAATTGCCCCATTTCCCGAAATGATTAATTTCCCGGAAAGGCCTAGAAAACCTAAGATCTCAGAAGATGTTTTGGTGTTTTTAAACATGATTTgatattttgttttttatttcgattaatcttatcagttgatgatcaagTTCAAGATAGTCAAGCCTTAAAACTATATTCTAAATATTGTTTCAAGATTTATAGAACTAGAAATAGATTCTCGGTTCAGCTCACTTAGCAAAGTAAGCAAGCATCGTTGGGCTGAATGAACATTTTTAGGCTGGCAACCAAACTGTACCTTTTCCATATGACATTTTCTTCCATTTCGTCGAAGATAGAAGCATTCATTTATGAAGTTTATAGGCAGTCGGTTTGTTTActgtataggagatttgcccttcttcaatttttaGACTGTTCTTTCTAACGATTTAACGTTACAGAATTAATTGGCGACcaatctattaattccatctagtgttttcccttctttaaaacatgggctgttcttttgacTTACACTGTTATAGAGCTGTTTGGCTACCATGTTGTTTATTGGCAGTTGCTGCTTTAAATGTACAagttttgcccttcttcaattgcaTCAAGTTGCATCGTTGCAAACTTGATTAGCGAAACTATTAACTatgggacaatggaaattcgcgatttcgcggaagccgcgaaacccgcgaaattgggcaatggtcgcgaaatttaagacatcccgcgaaatgccgcgaaatcTGACAAAATTAAGAAAATAACCTCAATATTCCaccaattttaaacttgaaaacaCTAATAAGCTGGTAACTTTTAACAATGTTGAGTATTTTAAGATTCCAAGTCCGGCGTACTAAAAGTTTAAACCATTTGACACCTGATTGTTTCCTGATTTTTCATCGAGCttgttatttttatgtaagtttatgatTATTGCTCACAAAATCAAAGTCAATTATTCATTTCGCGTTCAAAATTTGCGTTTTCTTCAACGATATGATCAAATATATGGAGCCGCGAAATTGCCGCGAATTTCACAATGTTGGTccgcaaaattcatgaaaatttgccgcgaatttccattgtccctgaTCCTCGGTTGGACTAAGAATTAAACCTCCTGTCTGGATTGGCGTTCAGAAGTAGGAACTCTGTACATGACTTAATATAGACCATATGGTATACAACCCCTACCATGCATAGTTTTCATAAACAAAATTTTTCTGGACATGCACATTTCCGTACCGTCCACCCCCGttcgtttgaccgcatctaatctgaattttttttaatttgaaacccgctaatctgcacatcgttcaaactaaaaattgatcagggaacggggtgaaacgaaatacagaatcaaaacaaaacaacaaaaaggaTTCCcattagtgtgtttttcgattCCCACAGAGTTACTATGtataagttcaaattaaaaatgaaccccgctagtttgcatgaggtgtcattcAAACCAACGGAGGTAGACGGCCCAAGTAACCCACtcatcacagaagagtcacggcagcgcaaggttttgttgcgcagaagataGTGTAACTTACTTCTAACATATAAATACTTACTTATTAGAAGTAAGTCGCAATGACTTCTGTGAAACAAAACGCTGCGCCACCGTGACGATTGTAtcacatttcgccgaaaaccatttcgcggaattccttttcgcggtgtaacattccgCGGAaagacatttggcggaatgtaccatatcggggaatgcaccgtttcgccgaaaaccatttggcggaatgtaccgtttcacGGAAAAATGTTTATGACAGAGAAAAATTTAGTTGATAAAGAGACAACATCATGACGAGATCCAAAATTAATCATCAAGTGGAAAATTAAATGTttcatataaatatttcaatttttgtaatagtaaactttgaaagaatagcctatgtatgaaagaaggaaaattctctgataatatAAATTTAACGGTTCTTATTCCTAAAAAGTATAATGCGTAACAATTATGAAAGAGCAGACTTTGATCAGACGAAGAACAAGTTTCCTATTAATAATAACAGCATATGTTTGAAAAATGGAAAAACCTGTGACACAAAAATGAGAATCATTCTTATATCTATTATACAAGTACAAGCTAGCTATATTTATCAAAACAGAGAAAGCTGGTCACTAAGGAGTGTTACTTGGCTGAATGGTTACATTTTCATCCGGTTTATAAATAGGAACATTTTGACTTATGATGCTTTCAATCAATAAGAGTGAAAGTGTGAAGGCTGAGAAGCAGGTTCAGATCAAGAAttatgatgctgggtcattaggccgaaggtcaatAGGCTGAATGGACATTGGGCCGAATAATCATTGGGCTGAAAAGATGTTAAACCAACAACAAGATGGACAACAGGCCTTGAAAGATCTGTCTATTATTAGAAGCAGGAAGAATTAGTTAGTGGCTGGATCACCAAACAGCTCTGTAGTACTGCAACTTTTAAACAAACAACCTTTTCTTAAAATAAGGAAAACTCTTGATGTAGATATCAGTTTGTTCACCAGCAAGCGTTATTTGAAAGATCATCCTTTTTAATTAAGGAGAACAAATCTCCTACGGAGTGAGCAGGGAGACCGCCAATAAATAGCATaacagtgcaactcgaaagaacagctcttgatttaaagaaggataaGGACAGTAGGATCAACAGCCTAGCTACCAAAAAACTCACTCAGGTGAAGTTACCAGTTTGATTGTCAGCCAAAACtttcaacagtgtaacttgaaagaacagccttttaTCGAAAGAAGGTAAAACATTCTATAAAGTTATCAATTTCCTCGCCGCAAACTGCACAACACATGGACAGCATTCGTTCGCGAAACAACAACGTTACTGGATAGAACAGTCtgatttaaaaaaagaaaaaaatctctgatatTGGTAGCAATATAAGCGCTTGAAAGTTCAATTTATGCCCTTTGGCCTGACGTTCAGAATTCTTAAGAACAGCCTGTATCAGATTTAGCATCAGGTAATACAATCGTAGAGCTAAGCTGATTAAGATTGTGCATGAATTTGTTGTTCCATAATTATATgcaaaatattaaattccgcgaaatggtattccgcgaaacagtacattccgcgaaaagtcattccgcgaaatggaattcggcgaaatggttcattccgcgacatgttacaccgcgaaaaaaaattccacgaaatggttttcggtgaaatggtatacaaccacCGTGAcctttctgtgacaagtgtgttacttgagggtAAATATATTTCCGGTAAATAGTACATTTCGGAAAACGGTTTTCCGGTAaatagtacattccggtaaatggtacattccggtaaatgatTTTCcagtaaatggcattccgggtattggttttccgggtaatggttttccgggtaatggtatagaatcCTTTATGTGTCACGATAacgctgtgcatatttttgacatTGATTTGGAAAGATAACTTTAAGTGTGTGGGATAAGCACGTAGAACAACTATAAAAGGTACTCACTTGGCATTCAGCTGCCGCTGCAGCTGCAGCTTGTTCTCGATCTGCTCGATGGGGAATTGTGGCACCTCATACGGTGCGGAGATTTCATTTGGCAACCCGGCGGCGAGGTTCTCCTGCGACAGGCTGAGGGTTCCTCCGAGCGCCGTGGCAACCCCTCCTCCGCCCGCTCCGGCTCCGGCAGCCGTATGGATACCCGGAGATTCATTGCCCTGAACTGCGAAGGAAGATAAGAGAGAAACGAGAAGAGAACATTAGATATCTGACAGTTGGCAATCTATTAAAATTGTTATGATCAAACACATCACCAGCTTCATCGACCGATTCGAAAACATCATTGCGCTTAAGCGTCTCGATTAGCCGTTGATCGCTGAGGACTTGCAACGCGGTGCGAGAATCCTGTTTGTTGAAGTTGACCTCCTTTAGCTTGGGATAGCCTCGTCTATCCATGATGCTCTGGCTGGATGCTGAAGCTGTTCACTTGACTGCTGCTTGACCAGTACTGATTAAGAAGCGGATCTCCGAGTCCGAACGACCACCAGCACAACCGACTGAGAAGTTGATCGGATCAGATTACGACGACCGAGGAGGTGACTTGACCTTCATGTTGTTGTGTGTACGCGGGAAGGGCCCGGGATGCATCTTCATACTACACGAAGATGCTGGATTTGGGACGGTGCGTCAATCGAGAGATTTTTCTTAATATCTGATTCATATTTTTCTACTTCTCCTTAATGTAATGTAATGGACAGAAACTGCTTCTCAGcctaatatttttcaaacatttctacaCAGCATTTCTACATAACTGCGAACTCTCTTAAGCCAATTGACCAGCATTCGTAcatcgtatggcaggcacaaTGAAGACTAGGAAAATTTCATTACAAAATATTCCTTAATAATAAACATATTACTCATGTGTATTACACATGCCTATAGAATTAAGTTAATCCACGAATAAATATATCCCCAAAAACATCTTCACTCGTACCCACCGAGCTTATTAAAAATGGTCTTATCGACCATTCACAACAGTAGTGAGCTGAGAAGAGTGTTTTCAGTCCACTTTCTCCATCTTCATTCGGAGATTCGTCTGTGTGCATTTCATCAATGGAATTTTTAATCTCGGGAATGCGATTGGCTGGCCATCAGCAGCAGGCTCCTATCGAAAAAAGTCAAAgcgaaaataatcacaaaaacaaGTTTGTCCCTTTCCCTATATAGGTATACTGCAAACAGAGGAGTGGGATCGTCTTCAATACAAATTTTGTTTTGCGAAGTAAACACATAATACGTTATGCTACATAGAGGCTGCATCAGAAACATGGATGACTAATCAGAAACATTGGGACTGTTCATTATTTGCACTAAGTAACAGACGATGCAAGGCTATCACTGCTTGAGCATGACTTGCGGTTGGATTCAGTGCTGATTTGAGATGTGAAATTGAGAATACGTTGCTCGACAAATAAAACCCCAGATTAAATTATGTTCATCAAGGATTTGACacatttttaaatttaattaatcTCTTCTATTTAAATCTtctgtttttaaaggaatttgtcctgtgattcctcagaaattttcttCAGTAAA from Aedes albopictus strain Foshan unplaced genomic scaffold, AalbF5 HiC_scaffold_479, whole genome shotgun sequence carries:
- the LOC134284665 gene encoding AMP deaminase 2-like isoform X1, encoding MDRRGYPKLKEVNFNKQDSRTALQVLSDQRLIETLKRNDVFESVDEAVQGNESPGIHTAAGAGAGGGGVATALGGTLSLSQENLAAGLPNEISAPYEVPQFPIEQIENKLQLQRQLNAKVMEQDRHSVAAEIHPDEQIPFDEHDFVAHFQRVSISGEDTSGVPLDDLERASALLVKALELRERYMRNSYQCFPQTTGRFLKSTRPERYAHQEKKSIAG